Within Mariprofundus sp. NF, the genomic segment AGGTTCTTTTTGATGAAGGCGTACCTTACTGGGACTCCTTGGCAAAGTACGCTGCGGCCTTTTTTAGGATATCACGCTCATCCGTTACCCGGCGTAACTCTTTCTTCAGGGCTCGTATTTCCTGCTGCTGAGCTGTCAGTTGATTGTGCTGAGAGTCAGGCTTCCCGAATCTGTTGATCCATTCGTAAAGGCTCTTCGTCGTTATCCCTAATCTCTTTGAAACGGATGAAACCGAATGCCCTCGATCAACCACCTGTTTTACTGCTTCAATCTTGAATTCTTCTGTATATCGCTTGCCACTCATCGTGACCTCCATAGAGCTAATTTGTCACGCTCTTGGGTGTCTAGCAATACGGTAGCGATTCAAACTACGGATATTGATGCTGTATTATTAAAAATATCTGAAAATTCAATCACCTTAGAGCTTTTTGAAGCGAAAAATTATAAAAAGAAAAGAGAAAATTCTGCAGCCAAAGAATTAAGAGAATTGCTTGTGCCCGTTCTCAATGGGAAAGGGAGCTACCGCGTAACTAAAGTTAAAGGGTATGGAGCAAAGCTAGTGCTTAAATGCACTGCCTAGGGAAGGGGGAAAGTGAAAAAAGTGCTACCTTTTAGTGGCAATGAGATCTTTCCTTAAAATCGTAAAATCGGGACAGTCTATCCATTCCGTTGGCAGGGGATGAGGGCAAGTCTTGCAATGCAATATTGATGCTATCATTTGTTTAGAAATATTATGCAGTTACGTTTTTTCTCTTACTTGCTTGCGCCCTTGGGCATGGTTCGGAAAAGATCGTGGCAGCTGTTGCAGGTTTCGATCGTCTGATTCATTTTTTTTCGTAGAGACATTGCTCCTCCGGCAATGGCCAGCCATCTTACCTCTTCAGCCTGTCCTCTGAGTTTGTCGCCAAGTGCTGTGAAGGTCTCAAGCTCCTGAGGGGTGAGTGTGAGTCGTTCGCCTATCTTGGGAAAAAATTGTGCGGATGCTTCAATCGAGTCAGCGATTTTGGCGGCTTGACTGAAATATTCGGCCTCTTCTTCTTCGCTTCTTGATGCATCATCGTGATCGATAGCCTGAGATCTGATCTTCCGCATAACTGTTCTGAGCCTGGCGTCGGAAACAGCATGGATATCTGCACTGCCGGTTCTCTTTAGCTCGGACCTATCCACCTCCGCCTCCATATCAGCGGCGCATGCCTGCATTAAAAACGCAACAAGCAGGAGGGCTGTGGCTATCATCATCTTAGGCATACATGGCACCTCCAATCCGGAATGATTTCTACCTGTTACTAGTATAGATCAAACGGGGTAAGAGAGTATGGCCGTGGAATAATAGAGAAGCAATCAGGTCTGGCTCGCGACTGTGCCGCTTAAGTTGTTTTGCAGGGAATAGGGGGGGGGAGACCTGCTTTTGTCCTGTTTTGTGAATTTAATTTGAAAAATAGGCAATTAATTTTGGATCTGTGAAATAGTTCACGCACCTTTTTTGCTGTTTGGGTAGATATTTCTAAGCAAGGACAGAAGTTGTTTATCTGGTACGAGCTGAAGGAGTGATGATCATGAACGATTTGCCCAAACGATTAATTCATATTGTTGATGATGATGCCTGTATTCGGGAGTTTATGGAGGCCCTGTTAGAGCGGTTTGGTTACGATGTGCAATCATTTTCGGATGCTCTGACCTATATTCAGCATGTGAACTCCGATGCTTTCGTAAAACCATGTGTTACTTTTGTGGATGTAGTGATGCCATATATGAACGGTTATCAGATGATGGCAGGCCTGGCGCCTGAGAATCGCGAGATGAAATTTATTATCATGAGTGATGGGGCTGATTCCGGTTTAGAGACTAACAGTCTGGCCTGTATGTCTTTGGCAAAACCCTTCTATCCGGGATCTCTGCAAGAGGCCCTGAATAAGGTGGATGAGTGCATGGCGTGTGGGCCATCCCATGATCTTGATTGTGGCTCAGTTGGTCGCAGTGATTCTAATGAAACCAGAGACTGGACCTGCCCTCACACAACGGATGTTCAATATATTGCTGCTGCCGAACCCCGGCTGAATAAAAAACTCTCCGACTGTTTGCACTGATAGTTTTTGCAGTTCTATATGATCTGATTTTTGCCCCGCATGTCGGGGTGTTTTTTTTGAAAGTGAGATGATGAATTTCGGGCAAAAAAAGCCCCGGCATGATCGGCCGGGACTATACTGACTTGGTGCTTTTGGGGGTTATAGAATGCCGCCTAAAAACAGGAAGAAAACTATCGCTACGCCGCCTGTAATTGATGTCAGTATAATTGCTTCCATTGAGCCGCCTACCTGATCTGAATCACTCATGTTGAACTCCTTGCCGCCACCTGGACGATCGTGTCTTCCAACATAAAATAACCGAGTAAAATAATCAAGCATTTTCAGTAGGGTTAATTCTCGTAAATATTTGAAAAATAATAATTTTTTCCGACACCCTCTCTTTCGAACTCTCTTTGAGTCGTGCTGAAGTCGGCCATATTTTGAACTATTGATGAACGATACTAGGTGGTTAGCGCAGAAGTCGCCGTGAGGCCAGACGGGCTGCGAGAGTGAATCCGGCAACGGCATAAAGTGCGAGAACGCCTACATGCAGCCACGGCATGGTTAGTGGCATTTCGGTCAAAAGGGGGCGAATCAGTGCCACGGCATGGGTCAGAGGTAAAAGCTGGGCAATCATCTGAACAAGGTTGGGCAGGGTATCAATCGGATAGAAAACACCACAGAAGAGGAACATCGGAGTCACGGCCAATGTGAAGTAGTAGAGGAAGAAATCGTAGCTGGGGGAGATGGCACAGATCGCCAGAGCGGGGCCAGCAAAAGCAAGTCCAATCAGGAAGATCACAGGCAGGGCGAGAAAGGCGGTTTCCCACTGCTGGATACCACCGAGCAGGCCTGCCACGAGAAAGATCGCTGTGCCGCTAATAAGACTCTTGGTGGCTGCCCAGATCTGCTCTCCGGCAATGATCTCCTGCACACGAACCGGTGTGGCGAGCATCGATTCCCAGGTGCCCTGCTGATTCATGCGTGTGAAGGCTGAATAGAGGCTCTCAAAGGTGGCGGTGTTCATGGCACTGGAGCAGAGGATGCCGCTGGCCAGATAGGCCATGTAGGGGATGCCGCCCATATCTCCAATGTAGCTGCCCAGTCCGTAACCCAGACCCA encodes:
- a CDS encoding response regulator, yielding MNDLPKRLIHIVDDDACIREFMEALLERFGYDVQSFSDALTYIQHVNSDAFVKPCVTFVDVVMPYMNGYQMMAGLAPENREMKFIIMSDGADSGLETNSLACMSLAKPFYPGSLQEALNKVDECMACGPSHDLDCGSVGRSDSNETRDWTCPHTTDVQYIAAAEPRLNKKLSDCLH
- a CDS encoding ABC transporter permease; this translates as MSLFQLIPTHVLAVWRRNFLVWKQLAGASMLGNFGDPFLYLLGLGYGLGSYIGDMGGIPYMAYLASGILCSSAMNTATFESLYSAFTRMNQQGTWESMLATPVRVQEIIAGEQIWAATKSLISGTAIFLVAGLLGGIQQWETAFLALPVIFLIGLAFAGPALAICAISPSYDFFLYYFTLAVTPMFLFCGVFYPIDTLPNLVQMIAQLLPLTHAVALIRPLLTEMPLTMPWLHVGVLALYAVAGFTLAARLASRRLLR
- a CDS encoding cytochrome c — its product is MPKMMIATALLLVAFLMQACAADMEAEVDRSELKRTGSADIHAVSDARLRTVMRKIRSQAIDHDDASRSEEEEAEYFSQAAKIADSIEASAQFFPKIGERLTLTPQELETFTALGDKLRGQAEEVRWLAIAGGAMSLRKKMNQTIETCNSCHDLFRTMPKGASK